The proteins below come from a single Azospirillum sp. B510 genomic window:
- a CDS encoding AmpG family muropeptide MFS transporter, protein MTETSWRESRLSSWGKALAVYRDPRVLAILFLGFSEGLPLALTGGTLNVWLTEQGVSRTNIGLFALVTMPYALKFLWAPLIDRMRLPLMTRLFGRRRGWALTAQAALMAALLGLGGTSPGQDLWWTALCAVLVAFCSASQDIVVDAYRVEVLEEQQQAAGAAVLVLGYRFGMMAAGAGALYVAEFHGWRTAYEVMAGLVLVGMATILLCREPKQAPPSARERLIAEWLRHRPHLSGRGAVALAWLYGAVVAPFAQFMERRGWLVILAFIASYKLGEVLAGQMSSTFYISLGFTKAEIATVSKLFGLWATIAGGLLGGLLVGKVGVLRGLMIGGILQMVSNMGYVVLAWSGHDVSMLAVTVAVENVCAGIATSAFVAYLSGLCNVAYTATQYALLSSFYKLGGDLFGASSGWLAERMDWVGFFLLSMAGAIPALCLLVWLMGLHRREAAAVPAQ, encoded by the coding sequence GTGACAGAGACATCCTGGCGGGAAAGCCGCCTGTCCTCCTGGGGGAAGGCCCTGGCGGTCTACCGCGACCCGCGCGTGTTGGCGATCCTGTTCCTGGGCTTTTCCGAAGGGCTGCCGCTGGCGCTCACCGGCGGCACGCTGAATGTCTGGCTGACCGAACAGGGCGTCAGCCGGACCAACATCGGGCTGTTCGCCCTGGTCACCATGCCCTATGCGTTGAAATTCCTGTGGGCGCCGCTGATCGACCGGATGCGCCTGCCGCTGATGACACGGCTGTTCGGGCGGCGGCGCGGCTGGGCGCTGACGGCGCAGGCGGCCTTGATGGCGGCCCTGCTGGGGCTGGGCGGCACCAGCCCAGGACAGGATCTGTGGTGGACGGCCCTCTGCGCCGTGCTGGTGGCCTTCTGCTCCGCCAGCCAGGACATCGTCGTCGACGCCTATCGCGTCGAGGTGCTGGAGGAGCAACAGCAGGCCGCCGGGGCGGCGGTGCTGGTGCTCGGCTACCGCTTCGGCATGATGGCGGCGGGGGCGGGCGCCCTCTATGTCGCCGAGTTCCACGGCTGGCGCACCGCGTACGAGGTGATGGCCGGGCTGGTGCTGGTCGGGATGGCGACGATCCTGCTGTGCCGCGAGCCGAAGCAGGCGCCGCCCAGCGCCCGCGAAAGGCTGATCGCCGAATGGCTGAGGCACAGGCCGCACCTGTCGGGACGCGGCGCCGTGGCGCTTGCCTGGCTCTATGGCGCTGTGGTGGCGCCCTTCGCCCAGTTCATGGAGCGGCGCGGCTGGCTGGTGATCCTGGCCTTCATCGCCAGCTACAAGCTGGGGGAGGTGCTGGCCGGCCAGATGTCCTCGACCTTCTATATCAGCCTCGGTTTCACCAAGGCGGAGATCGCCACGGTCAGCAAGCTGTTCGGGCTGTGGGCGACCATCGCCGGCGGCCTCCTGGGCGGCCTGCTGGTCGGCAAGGTCGGGGTGCTGCGCGGCCTGATGATCGGCGGCATCCTGCAGATGGTGTCGAACATGGGCTATGTCGTGCTGGCCTGGAGCGGCCATGACGTGTCGATGCTGGCGGTGACGGTGGCGGTCGAGAATGTGTGCGCCGGGATCGCCACCTCGGCCTTCGTCGCCTATCTGTCCGGCCTGTGCAACGTCGCCTACACCGCGACCCAATATGCGCTGCTGTCGAGCTTCTACAAGCTGGGCGGCGACCTGTTCGGCGCCTCCTCCGGCTGGCTGGCCGAGCGGATGGATTGGGTCGGCTTCTTCCTGCTGTCGATGGCGGGCGCCATTCCGGCGCTGTGCCTGCTGGTCTGGCTGATGGGGCTGCACCGCCGGGAGGCCGCCGCCGTCCCCGCCCAGTGA
- a CDS encoding manganese catalase family protein, with product MFMHNKKLMYTVRVSEPNPVLASLMLEQFGGPQGELAAAMRYFTQGLADEDPGRKDMLIDIATEELSHLEIIGSIVAMLTKGAKGTLAEGAESTADLYANITQGNGSHTLSLLHGGGPALVNSAGQLWSGGYIDSIGEPTADLRSNVAAEARAKIIYERLINVTDDPGVKDALGFLMTREIAHQKSFEKALYAIDNNFPPGKLPGMADYTDKYYNMSQGDGDMRGPWNQGAQWEFVDIKPTDAPVNGGDGNPTVKLAASELAAVNAVAARTMSKPDADPITGADLGAGPGAGKTKATTGG from the coding sequence ATGTTCATGCATAATAAAAAGCTCATGTACACGGTCCGCGTGTCGGAGCCGAATCCGGTGCTCGCCAGCCTGATGCTTGAGCAGTTCGGCGGCCCGCAGGGCGAACTGGCTGCGGCCATGCGCTATTTCACCCAGGGTCTGGCCGACGAGGATCCGGGCCGCAAGGACATGCTGATCGACATCGCGACGGAGGAGTTGAGCCACCTCGAGATCATCGGCTCCATCGTCGCCATGCTGACCAAGGGCGCCAAGGGCACGCTGGCCGAGGGGGCGGAATCGACCGCGGACCTCTACGCCAACATCACCCAGGGCAATGGCAGCCACACCCTGTCGCTGCTCCATGGCGGCGGCCCGGCCCTGGTGAATTCGGCGGGGCAGCTGTGGAGCGGCGGCTATATCGACAGCATCGGCGAGCCGACGGCCGACCTGCGCTCCAACGTCGCGGCGGAGGCTCGGGCGAAGATCATCTACGAACGCCTGATCAACGTCACCGACGATCCCGGCGTGAAGGACGCGCTGGGCTTCCTGATGACCCGCGAGATCGCCCACCAGAAAAGCTTCGAAAAGGCGCTGTACGCCATCGACAACAACTTCCCGCCGGGCAAGCTGCCGGGCATGGCCGACTACACCGACAAATACTACAACATGAGCCAGGGCGACGGCGACATGCGCGGTCCCTGGAACCAGGGCGCCCAGTGGGAGTTCGTGGACATCAAGCCGACCGACGCCCCGGTCAATGGCGGCGACGGCAACCCGACGGTCAAGCTCGCCGCCTCGGAACTGGCGGCGGTCAACGCCGTGGCCGCCCGCACCATGTCCAAACCGGACGCCGACCCGATCACCGGCGCCGACCTGGGCGCCGGTCCGGGAGCGGGCAAGACCAAGGCGACCACAGGGGGCTGA
- the gor gene encoding glutathione-disulfide reductase: MAEFDFDLFTIGAGSGGVAASRRAASYGAKVAICEGSRVGGTCVIRGCVPKKLLVYAAQFRDGFDDSAGYGWTSHPPAFDWETLIANKDREIDRLNGLYISMLKNSGVTLYEGFGRIIDRHTVEVDGKRHTARNILIATGGWPSLPPVEGIEHAVTSNEALHLEKLPHSVLIIGGGYIAVEFASIFRGLGAEVTLMIRGDDLLNGFDDDIRVALAQEMRKRGITIISRCKPTKLEKGAGGYTLTDHMGREHSAGLVMAATGRRPNTRNLGLEEVGVTLTGDGAVAVDQWSRTNIDNIYAIGDVTDRMALTPIAIAEGRALAETLFNDNPMHIGYDNVPTAVFSLPPLGTVGLTETQARTGYPQVDIYKAGFRPMKHTLSGRDERVLMKLVVDGESQRVLGCHMMGMDAPEMMQPLAIALNCGATKRDFDRTIALHPSTAEEFVLMREKAEPEKKI; encoded by the coding sequence GTGGCCGAGTTCGATTTCGACCTCTTCACCATCGGGGCGGGGTCCGGGGGGGTCGCCGCCAGCCGGCGCGCCGCATCCTATGGCGCCAAGGTTGCGATCTGCGAAGGCAGCCGCGTCGGCGGCACCTGCGTGATCCGCGGCTGCGTTCCGAAGAAGCTGCTGGTCTACGCCGCCCAGTTCCGTGACGGCTTCGACGATTCGGCCGGCTATGGCTGGACGTCGCATCCGCCGGCCTTCGACTGGGAGACCCTGATCGCGAACAAGGATCGCGAGATCGACCGGCTGAACGGCCTCTACATCTCCATGCTGAAGAACTCCGGCGTCACCCTGTATGAGGGGTTCGGCCGGATCATCGACCGCCACACGGTGGAGGTCGACGGCAAGCGTCACACCGCGCGCAATATCCTGATCGCCACCGGCGGCTGGCCGTCGCTGCCGCCGGTCGAGGGGATCGAGCATGCCGTGACCTCCAACGAGGCGCTGCATCTGGAAAAGCTGCCCCATTCGGTGCTGATCATCGGCGGCGGCTACATCGCCGTGGAGTTCGCCAGCATCTTCCGCGGCCTCGGTGCCGAGGTGACGCTGATGATCCGTGGCGACGACCTGCTGAACGGCTTCGACGACGACATCCGCGTCGCCCTGGCGCAGGAGATGCGCAAGCGCGGCATCACCATCATTTCCCGCTGCAAGCCGACGAAGCTGGAAAAGGGGGCCGGCGGCTATACCCTGACCGACCATATGGGCCGCGAGCATTCGGCCGGTCTGGTGATGGCCGCCACCGGCCGCCGTCCCAACACGAGGAATCTGGGGCTGGAGGAGGTCGGCGTCACCCTGACCGGCGACGGTGCGGTTGCCGTCGATCAGTGGTCGCGCACCAACATCGACAATATCTATGCCATCGGCGACGTCACCGACCGGATGGCGCTCACCCCCATCGCCATCGCCGAGGGCCGGGCGCTCGCCGAGACGCTGTTCAACGACAACCCGATGCATATCGGTTACGACAATGTGCCGACGGCGGTGTTCTCGCTGCCGCCGCTCGGCACCGTCGGCCTGACCGAGACCCAGGCCCGCACCGGATATCCCCAGGTCGACATCTACAAGGCCGGCTTCCGCCCGATGAAGCATACCCTGTCGGGCCGGGACGAGCGTGTGCTGATGAAGCTGGTGGTCGACGGCGAAAGCCAGCGGGTGCTCGGCTGCCACATGATGGGCATGGACGCGCCGGAGATGATGCAGCCGCTGGCCATCGCGCTGAACTGCGGCGCCACCAAGCGCGATTTCGACCGCACCATCGCGCTGCATCCCTCCACCGCCGAGGAATTCGTGCTGATGCGCGAAAAAGCGGAGCCGGAAAAGAAGATCTGA
- the fliL gene encoding flagellar basal body-associated FliL family protein, with the protein MSFDRTGNQIILALLGLTLAFAGASAGSLLLLRPAPAHGAYAPPRIEAQQAAPAVYAALPTLTVTLNDGGRLQELRVRVVLEFDPATPLETVTPHLPRIADAISRRLLEADPAELRGAEGPLYVKDALRYVANKTMRPLKLRQVLIQDMLLR; encoded by the coding sequence ATGTCCTTCGACAGGACCGGAAACCAGATCATTCTCGCCTTGCTGGGGCTGACCCTCGCCTTCGCCGGGGCCAGCGCCGGCAGCCTGCTTCTGTTGCGCCCCGCCCCCGCCCATGGCGCCTATGCGCCGCCCCGGATCGAAGCGCAACAGGCGGCGCCCGCCGTCTACGCCGCCCTGCCCACCCTGACCGTCACGCTGAACGACGGCGGCCGGTTGCAGGAATTGCGGGTCCGCGTGGTGCTGGAATTCGATCCGGCGACGCCGCTGGAGACCGTCACGCCCCATCTGCCGCGCATCGCCGACGCCATCAGCCGCCGCCTGCTGGAGGCCGATCCGGCCGAACTGCGCGGGGCCGAGGGGCCGCTTTACGTCAAGGACGCGCTGCGCTACGTCGCCAACAAGACCATGCGCCCGCTGAAGCTGCGACAAGTGCTGATCCAGGACATGCTGCTGCGCTGA
- a CDS encoding nicotinate phosphoribosyltransferase: MSDTDNRSVGNRPKDAGAAGSGAAGRGPTALHPPSSELPDWTDTYFRRTREAVGKFGDKTVTYAIFMRRPVVCAPRLAVDWLEAVARERNTAFQIELNYPEGKWVGAGEPILYVTGSFYHLVDCETILLQKLGPACVAAYNAFTMCADLPKVAFLAMDARHCAGTEMAEMMAYAASVGSDRAKRKVGAKGFIGNATDATAPYFGQEKGMGTMPHALIGYAGSTVRAAEMFHETFPNLALTVLVDYFGREITDGLEVCRRFPQLAAQGKLALRLDTPGGRFVEGLDPPGSYAVLERHAPHAIRGYRDETQLRYLIGTGVSAAAIHYVRERLDEAGFPAVKIVASSGFGPAKCRLMAEANAPVDVIGTGSYIPERWTETYATADIIEYDGERRVKVGREFLFRR; this comes from the coding sequence ATGAGCGACACCGATAACCGATCAGTTGGCAACCGGCCCAAAGACGCCGGAGCGGCCGGCTCCGGAGCGGCTGGCAGGGGGCCGACCGCCCTCCACCCGCCCTCGTCCGAGCTTCCCGACTGGACGGACACCTATTTCCGTCGCACCAGGGAAGCCGTCGGCAAGTTCGGCGACAAGACCGTCACCTACGCCATCTTCATGCGCCGCCCGGTGGTCTGCGCCCCGCGCCTGGCGGTCGACTGGCTGGAGGCTGTCGCGCGCGAGCGCAACACGGCCTTCCAGATCGAGTTGAACTATCCCGAGGGCAAATGGGTCGGCGCCGGCGAGCCGATCCTGTATGTGACCGGCTCCTTCTACCATCTGGTCGATTGCGAGACGATCCTGCTGCAGAAGCTGGGCCCCGCCTGCGTCGCCGCCTACAACGCCTTCACCATGTGCGCCGACCTGCCGAAGGTCGCCTTCCTCGCCATGGACGCCCGCCACTGCGCCGGGACCGAGATGGCGGAGATGATGGCCTATGCCGCCTCCGTCGGCTCCGACCGGGCCAAGCGCAAGGTCGGCGCCAAGGGCTTCATCGGCAACGCCACCGACGCCACCGCCCCCTATTTCGGGCAGGAGAAGGGGATGGGCACCATGCCGCACGCCCTGATCGGCTATGCCGGATCGACCGTGCGCGCGGCGGAGATGTTCCACGAGACCTTCCCCAATCTGGCCCTGACCGTTCTGGTCGATTATTTCGGCCGCGAGATCACCGACGGGCTGGAGGTCTGCCGCCGCTTCCCGCAGCTCGCCGCCCAAGGCAAGCTGGCATTGCGGCTCGACACCCCCGGCGGCCGTTTCGTCGAGGGGCTGGACCCGCCCGGTTCCTACGCCGTGCTGGAGCGTCATGCGCCCCATGCCATCCGCGGCTACCGCGACGAGACCCAACTGCGTTATCTGATCGGCACCGGCGTCTCGGCGGCGGCGATCCATTATGTGCGCGAAAGGCTGGACGAGGCCGGTTTTCCGGCGGTGAAGATCGTCGCCAGCAGCGGCTTCGGTCCGGCCAAATGCCGCCTGATGGCGGAAGCCAATGCCCCGGTGGACGTGATCGGCACCGGCAGCTACATCCCGGAGCGCTGGACCGAGACCTACGCGACCGCCGACATCATCGAGTATGACGGCGAACGCCGGGTGAAGGTCGGCCGCGAGTTCCTGTTCCGGCGGTAG
- the deoA gene encoding thymidine phosphorylase, with product MLPQEIVRAKRDGQPLDAATIQDFVRGLTDGSVSESQASAFAMAVFFRGMSLDERVALTRAMRDSGTVMEWRSLGLPGPVIDKHSTGGVGDKVSLILAPMLAACGGFVPMVSGRGLGHTGGTLDKFESIPGYRAKPDNDLLRRVVKEVGCAVIGATDDIAPADKRLYAIRDVTATVESLDLITASILSKKLAAGLDALVMDVKFGSGAFMQRFEDAEALASSIVTVSKGAGLPAVALLTDMNEVLGRSAGNALEMRECLAILRGEPAEPRLYEVTAALAAELLALAGLAPDAAAGRALADRSIADGGAAERFARMVTALGGPADLLERPDRHLDSAPIVRPVFAGRAGFVGAIDTRGVGMAVVALGGGRTRTTDAIDFAVGFDEVAGLGDAVGGPGERPLAILHARSEAQAEEAERRLRASVTVTDEAPQRGPLIAKRLG from the coding sequence ATGCTTCCGCAGGAGATCGTCCGCGCCAAGCGCGACGGGCAGCCGCTCGACGCCGCCACCATCCAGGATTTCGTCCGCGGCCTCACCGATGGGAGCGTCTCGGAATCCCAGGCGTCGGCCTTCGCCATGGCCGTCTTCTTCCGGGGCATGAGTCTGGATGAGCGGGTGGCGCTGACCCGCGCCATGCGCGATTCGGGCACGGTGATGGAGTGGCGGTCGCTGGGACTGCCGGGCCCGGTGATCGACAAGCATTCCACCGGCGGCGTCGGCGACAAGGTCAGCCTGATCCTGGCGCCGATGCTGGCCGCCTGCGGCGGTTTCGTGCCGATGGTGTCGGGACGCGGGCTGGGCCACACCGGCGGCACGCTCGACAAGTTCGAGAGCATTCCGGGCTATCGGGCCAAGCCCGACAACGATCTGCTGCGCCGGGTGGTGAAGGAGGTCGGTTGCGCGGTGATCGGCGCCACCGACGACATCGCCCCCGCCGACAAGCGGCTCTACGCCATCCGCGACGTGACGGCGACGGTGGAGTCGCTCGACCTCATCACCGCCTCGATCCTGTCGAAGAAGCTGGCCGCCGGGCTCGACGCGCTGGTGATGGACGTGAAGTTCGGCAGCGGCGCCTTCATGCAGCGCTTCGAGGATGCCGAGGCGCTGGCTTCGAGCATCGTCACCGTGTCGAAGGGTGCAGGCCTGCCGGCGGTGGCGCTGCTGACCGACATGAACGAGGTGCTGGGCCGCAGCGCCGGCAACGCGCTGGAGATGCGCGAATGCCTCGCCATCCTGCGCGGCGAGCCGGCCGAACCGCGGCTCTACGAAGTGACGGCGGCGCTGGCGGCGGAACTGCTGGCGCTCGCCGGGCTGGCGCCGGACGCCGCGGCGGGCCGCGCCCTGGCCGACCGCTCCATCGCCGACGGCGGCGCGGCGGAACGCTTCGCCCGCATGGTGACGGCGCTCGGCGGTCCGGCCGACCTGCTGGAGCGGCCCGACCGCCATCTCGACAGCGCACCCATCGTCCGCCCGGTGTTCGCCGGGCGCGCCGGCTTCGTCGGCGCCATCGACACCCGCGGGGTCGGCATGGCGGTGGTGGCGCTGGGCGGCGGCCGGACCAGGACCACCGACGCCATCGACTTCGCCGTCGGTTTCGACGAGGTCGCCGGGCTGGGCGACGCGGTGGGCGGGCCGGGCGAACGCCCGCTCGCCATCCTGCACGCCCGCAGCGAAGCCCAGGCCGAGGAGGCGGAGCGCCGCCTGCGCGCCTCGGTCACGGTGACGGACGAAGCACCGCAACGCGGGCCGTTGATCGCGAAGCGTCTGGGATGA